Genomic window (Accipiter gentilis chromosome 7, bAccGen1.1, whole genome shotgun sequence):
GCACTAGTTATTCAGACAGTGGTATCAATGGTGGGGCTAGGGAATGTGAGAGCTacagcaggcagagctgtttTGCCTGACAGTGGTGTGATGAGCTGCTGTAGATACTTTCCTCTGATCCTTGAAAGAGGCAGTGACTAAACACTTTCATGAGAATGGGCTTTATTTAGCAATACTATGTGTCCCTTGTGAAGTGGAGGGGAAGGTACAGGCAGTTTAAGGACTGCATACCAGTAGACCTTATCTGGTTCTTCTAATAGCCAGATGAGGGGGATGGTGCATGCTACAAAAAACTGGGATTGCTGTAGGCTGTGATCAGCCTCGATGTGGCTGATTGAACTGCAATGCTCCCAACATATCCAGCAGCTGCAGTCcagaaattcttcttttccaaaagatACTGCTTTGCATCTTCGGACAGAGCTCATAAaacttcttctccttttttttttttattcttcaggaTTACTACAGCATCCCATTCCCTACACCCACCACCCCGCTGACTGGAAGAGATGgcagcctgagcagcaatccataCTCTGGTAGGGAAAAAGACTGCTCTGATTACATATCCCATCAGGTGTTCATGCTGCTCCTTACTAGTTTCCTGTGCCGTTGTCCACTGGAGCTATGTCTGCACCAGCCTCCTGCACTGGCTTTGGTCTAGAGCACGTTTCAGCAGCTAAATTCTTGACATCTTTTTGATCATCTGGTCATGTCAAGGCATGTTACCAGGAAGATGTGGACAAGTAGGATTTAATGCAGCAGTTGGAAAGGGAGTGAGGAAGGGCTGAAGTAATCTGTGGGGTGTAAAACTGGAGAACTGCTTTTCAGGTCGTCGTGAGACAGGGGTTAAGCAGTGCTTCTAAGCCCTTAGAgtaaaaatgcaaacacaaaatCTGGAGAAATTAAgggctttttttaatctatgCGACAGTCtcatggaggaagaaaacagggtGTTTAGGACCTGTCAAAATCAAACCAAATGCTCAGTAGGTGGCTGATCTCTCACTGACCTTGGTAGATGCTCTTAATCACACTGCTGATTTGCAGTGGGCAGTAGTTGTGCTGAGCTTTCATGTGCTTTAGGAATTGTTGCACTTTGTTTGATCGCTCTTTTTCCAGCACCACTTCTCCCCTGCTACAGCAGGAGCTTTTTTGTGGGGAAGTGCTTTTGCCTGGCATGCTGAGCCTGAAATCCCAAGCTTAGAGTGCAGCACTGCTGCATGCATAGTTTGCCAAGTTAACATCGGTGATGATTGTTTGCGGCTATCCTGGACTCACTTGTGAGCTGGGCAGCACTGTGAAATTCACTGGCTTACTGTGTGAGCTCTGAATAGGGAGCCTGTTTGCATGGAAGAGCAGAGCAGGTGCTCATAAAGAACAGCAAAGGGAGCTTCCCCGAGCCTGCAGCCAAGCCCTTGCACAGTGCCCAGTCTGGGAAGAGAGAAGGCGATATTTCTGAGTACTTTCTGTGGGCTGCTGGGCCTCTGCAGCAGCGTTTGATTTGGTGCCGCCAGCAAGAGAGAGGGACATGTGTGAGCCTTGCTGTAAAAAGGGGCCATTCACACATCCTCAACTGGAAGAGATTTGACTCTCCTCTTCAATGAGGAGCTGTTTGCTGGTAGGACAGGGCCCCCAGGCTGCTGCCCTAGGCTCAGGTCTGGCGCTGGAGAGAGTTGAGTTTTGTTCAGGCCTGCTGCTGATGCATGGAGGGAGCTTGGGGAGAGCTCTATCATCTGGGCTCTGTTGCTGTGAAGGCAGCCAGTGGCATGTTTATCCAGTGCCGGATCGAAGGCTGACATCAGGTAGTTCAGCACTGTAGCTTAGCTGCTGGGGGTTTCCCTTCCCCTTTGAAGTCCTCCTCTCAGGGATGAGAACAGCAATTAACAGCTTAGCCTTATCAGTGTTCAAGGGTCTGAGAGCTTGTGAGGGCTGTAGTTCTTAGTAGCTGTAGTAGGGGCGTTGGTCAAGTCACTGTTGATCAAAAGGCTGGGTCACCTTTGGGCTGAGCTAGAATGTGCCAGGATTTGACACTTATGTTCTTAAGTCTCCTTTCATCTCCTGTATTCCAGGTGACTTAACAAAATTTGGCCGAGGTGatgcctcttcccctgctcctgcaACGACTTTGGCCCAGCCTCAGCAGAGCCAGACCCAGACTCACCACACCACGCAGCAGACGTTCCTGAACCCAGCGCTGCCTCCTGGCTACAGTTACACCAGTCTGCCGTACTACACAGGGGTACCAGGGCTCCCCAGCACCTTCCAATACGGGCCCGCTGTGTTCCCTGTGAGTTTCCCAGAGGCAGGGTGTGGGATTCGGGCAggagggtgtcctggtttcagctgggatagagttaattgtcttcctagaagctggtacagtgctatgttttgagttcagtgtgtgaagaatgttgataacactgatgttttcagttgttgctcagtagtgtttagtctaaagtcaaggatttttcagcttctcaagcccagccagcgagaaagctggaggggcacaagaagttggcacaggacacagccagggcagctgacccaaactggccaacagggtattctataccatgtgatgtcacatctagtatataaactggggagagtgggggcaggggggaattgccgctcggggactaactgggtgtcagtcggcaggtggtgagcaattgcactgtacatcatttgtacattccaatccttttatcattactgttgtcattttattagtgttatcattatcattagtagtttcttcttttctgttctattaaacgttcttatctcaacccacgagttttacttctcttcccattttctcccccatcccgctgggtgggggggagtgagcgactgcgtggtgcttagttgctggctggggttaaaccacgagagAGGTCAAGGCAGCAAAGCCTCTCCTTACTctgcttctctcctttctgtAGGTTGCTCCTACCTCTTCCAAGCAGCATGGTGTGAATGTCAGCGTCAACGCATCAGCAACCCCTTTTCAGCAGCCCAGCGGCTATGGCTCTCACGGATACAGCACTGGTAAGAGATCCAACAGAGCATCTTTCTCAGCAGCAGTTACTGACAGTGGCAGGGCTCGTTCAATCTCACTGGCTGTGTAAAGGGACTGCTCTCTTCCTGCCTCTAGCAGTAAGGGAGGAGAATGGCTGTGGTGCAACTTGCAGGTCATTTGATTCTCCTTGGAAAGGCCCAGGCTTGTTCTGCACCCAAGTCTGGAGCAGGTTTGAGGGGTACAGAGCACTTCACGGCCttcctctgtgcccagcagctgGATGGCTGGAGCCTTGGACTCATGTCAGAGAGCTTAAGCAGCTGAATTGTTcgggttttgtttggttcttttgttggtttggtggttttttttacagtctcTGTCATCAATAGAACAATAATTATTCCAGATTTGAGCCTGGGAACTTGTTTGACTCCTGTATTTGGCAAATGCATGCTTTCTAGAGAAGTGTCCTTCTTGATTCAAAGATGCAACAAGCTCATGAACTTGCCACTTGTCTTGGTACTGGGTTTCACTGGTTAGTGTCTGGCTCATCTAAAAAGGGCCTGCATTTGGGTTCCTCTTCCAGCTTTTAaattcctgttgtgcctttttTTCACTACATTAGAGCCCTTCAAGACActattttctctttgcaaagaTACTAAAGCTCTGTACCAGGCCACCTGGTACTGAGTCTTTCAAACCTTTTTAATTTCAACACTTTTTCTGGGCCTTAAATGATTTCTGAGAGTTTCTTCTGTACCACCAGCTTTTTGGAAACTACCAGCATCAATTGCAGGTTGTGTGCCAGTGTTGCCAGTCATTGCACCAACCATCCCATCCACAGATGCCTGTTCTGCATCTAAGGAGCTCTCAGGCCATTCTTGCTACTGCATCATGCTGGGAGTTTATCTCGTCTGTCTGCTGTATTCTCCCTGCTCTTCTCAGAGTTGCTATTTTGTGGGCTCTTCAAGAATGTGCATTTCTCTGGGTGGCAGCAGGCCCCTAAATTTGTttctggaggtattcagaaactCCTTGTGTCCAGAGCAAAAGAACTTGTATTCGTACAGACACTTTGCAGCTTAGCCTTGCCAAGACCCTGCTCCCTAGGATGATGTCTGTCTCCAAACCTCACCTGGCTACCAGGCCACTAGGGCTCTCCACCTCCTGTTGCTGGCATTGGCAGCAAGAGCTCCTGCTGCTACTAGTGGCTGCTGTCTAATGCTCACTTGCCTTTCGTTCTCCCCAGGTGTATCCGTGACATCCAGTAATACAGGAGTGCCAGACATCTCGGGCTCCGTCTACTCCAAAACTCAGGTTAGTGTCTGATGTGTGCTCCAGGAAAGCGCCACTTTGCTGGGGAGCGGAAGCCCAGCTCTGagacagcctccctgggcaatgAAGTCTCTTCCCCTTGGAGCAGCCAGTCAGGGAGAAGGGAACTGCTCAGCCTTTCCCAACTTTTAGCAATTCCAAGCCCAGAAAGAGCCACAGGCAGAGACTCTGTCCGTTCTCTGCACTATGCACTGACTCCCAGGCCCAGGACTTGTAGAGCTGGGAAGAGGCACACTGCCAGCCAGGGGCAGGGGAGCACTGCCCAGGTCCCAGCCCTTACTCTGTCATTGGCGTCTTCTCCTCAGCAATCCTTCGAGAAGCAGGGATTTCACACTGGAACCCCGGCAGCCTCCTTCAATCTGCCTTCGGCGCTGGGCAGCGGCGGCCCCATCAACCCTGCAACGGCAGCGGCATACCCCCCCACTCCTTTCATGCACATCCTGACCCCGCATCAGCAGCcccactcgcagatcctccaccaccacctgcaGCAGGATGGGCAGGTAAGCAACcctcccggcccccccggcccttGCTGGGGTATCTCCTAGGGCTCTtgctccaccccaccccagcccccctctccctccctccctcacgcCCTGCGGCGGACACACGCGGTGACACGCACATGCTCACacctgcacatacacacagggCCGATAAGAGGATGAGGTGAGGAAGGCCCGGGGTGCACTCCACTGGGGGGTACTCGGCACAGCCCCCTTGCTGCCGGGCTGTACCAGGTACGGTCGGGTAGTGCCCCTTCACGCAGACATGCCTGGTACGCCCTGACCTCCCCCTTCCTCGGAGTGGTGGCTCCGCAGGCCGGCAGCGAAGGGGTTACTCGCCACAGCCATGACCCCACCGTAGCTTTCAGGTCTAACCTTGGATTTCTATTGTCATAGTTTGTCCCTTTATTTTACATATCCTGGTACTGCAACAGCTTCCATATTTGCAGATGATACTGTGCTGCCAACGCCAGCAGGAAGACCAGGTAATGAACCTCTCTGATAATGCATTGCACTTGCCCTGGGGTCTCCCCCTGCCCCTAAGGCCCCCCAGGCTCATGTAgccctttccttctccccctgTGGCCCTGCCAGGCGAGGAGAGAGGCCCTCAGTCAgtttgtgcacacacacacacccgcgcGCACAGACACACACTCCCCTGCTCGaacccttcccttccttttcccccctccctgttGGGCGGCAGCCCCTGCAGAGCTGCCAGGGCCTTTGCTGCCTGTGGTCCTGGCATGGTGCTGGTCTGGAGGAAGGTGCAGAGCGGAGGGGAGGGTCCtgtggctgctggggcagcaggtaGCATGCCACGAGGGCCACTGGCCAGCTGCTtgctgcaggaggcagctggtgccCTGGTGCCAGTGGCCCCAGAGAGCTTGTGCTGGGCTGAGGCGGGTCAGCGAGCGCCAAGGAGCCGTAGCCCACAGTGCCTGTGGTCTGGACCTGTCCTGTGGGGGACGGCAGTGCCTGCGGCTGAGCAGCCCAAGGCACGCCAGCATCGCCCTGCGGAGCAGGCTGGGGTTGGAACCCCAGAGACGGTGGCACCGGTTCCCCTGCAATAACCCCCTGCTTCTCCTTctcgccccccgcccccttcctgcagggtggctctgggCAGCGCAGCCAAGGCAGCTCCATCCCCCAGAAATCCCAGGCCAACAAGTCTGCCTACAACAGCTACAGCTGGGGAGCCAACTGAGGCCGGGGCGGCCGTCGCCCACCACTTGCTTCCAGAAGAGAATCCCACCGAACCTGACGTCAAAGGATCCCGGGGAGGAGAGCGCCCTGCCACGGGGCAGCGTCtgggccccgcagcccctgggcagggcaggccagcAGGCTGCTCTGCGTTGTCTGTCTTCAGCCATCTTTCCTGTTGTATGTAATatagaatttgtatttttctttttttttctcctccctgcccccccgcaTTCAGATTCTGAACCGTTTGCCGTAGGGgccttttttggtttttactcctttctcccctctcccactacctcctgctgccccagaACCTCTCGGATCCAAAGGAGTGGAAGCTGCAAGTCGCCTACAGCAAACCCCCTTATTATTAGGAATAAGAACAGTAATTGATATGAACAGCATTGTAAGATGAATTAGTTGAAGTGGTTTTTTGTACCGTGTTCTAAATTTAATGGATAAATGTGTCTTgtatataaaaacaaaaaccccatgcCGTCCTGTAGTTCTCTCATTTCCTCGCCCaccctctgctgctctctgccacgggcccagaggagccctggaGGGCACCCCCCAATTTTACGTTCTCCATCtgcaccccctccctccctgcgggCCCCGAGCGCAGGTCCTGCCCCTCCTTGCACGCTGTAAGtatcttctgcttctgcttttgagggtttttttggtcttttttttttctatgcagtcCAGatcttgtatttttcagtttgaacTGGTCACTTCAACTGAAAGCCCCCGTGTGGGTGATTTACTAAAGAGAATAAAGATCACAAAGTgatgtgtgtattttttaatacCTACCTTCTCAGCCTGGTTCCGTATTTTTGGTGCAGGATGTGGAAGGCCCTGGGGCAAGGGTAAAGGGAGCAGTTCTGCCCACTCCTCCCTGGCTTTTGATTCTCACCCCCCCCTTTTGTGGatttttcctcttcccagctgctgcGCTAGGCACCAGACTCCCAGCACAGGGATGTTGTCATCTTCCTCCCTGTTGTTTCCCTGGACCAGGGATCCccaccttccctttctcctcttccccctgccAGGTGCACAGCTGCCCTCCACCTGGGGCTTGTGCTGTCCCAGTTGTCTCCTgctctggtgctgctggtgcagcCCCCCCGAGGTTTGGGGGTGCTCCCTaaccccctcctccccacaagAGCCTCCCAAAAGGACTGGTTGTCATGGGAGGGGGGGGAGCCTAGCGCAGGGGAGGAGAACAGTACCACTGCTGTGGTGGCCAGAGTCCATGGGTGctgagctgccttccagccctgtaGTCCCCATCACCCTGGAGGGGCTGAGCTGTGAGGTAAGGggctgggggcttgggggggtccctgctaCAGTGGTAGGGGGGAGGGGGACAAAGCTGGGGCTGGCTTGAGCCCCCTCCCAGTGCTCTGGAGGCCTAGTGGTGTATTGTGGGCTGCACTGGTGGggctcgggggcgggggggggggggcacagaggaaGCCCGGGCACCTGCTGGGGCTGAGGGATCCCCGGGTGGTGCAGGATGGAGCCCAATGCCTCCCCCCCATCGCGGTGCTGTACCGGCCCCGCACCATCGCTGCCGACCCCGGCAGCCCCCCTCCGGGGGACCTCCCGGGGCCAGGCCTCTGCCCTCGAGGCTGCCGGCGCCAGGGCCCGCCGCTCCCAGGCGGCCTCGGGAGCTGGACAGAGAAACCTGGGGCCGGTGGATGACGCTCCCGGGCGTTTCGGGGACAGCACGGGCCTGGCGGCCGGAGCGAGAGGCCTCGGAGCTGCCCCGGAGCCTGGGGCGGCCGGGTGGGGAAGGCTACGGCCTGTGAAGAGCCCGGGGGGTGACCTGACGGGGCCGGGGCGGCCTGCGGGGCGGGACGTGGCCCCGGGGGCGCGCCTGGGCCTGACGGGGCCCCGGCGGATCTGTCTTTGCTTAAGGCCGCGGCGCCTCGCGACACCCGGAGGCgcttggcggcggcggcgctttACGGCAGCGCGACCCGGGCGCGGCGGACGGCGGCTGGAGCGCGATGAGCTTTTACGACGCCTTTCGCGGTTTCTTCGGGTTCCCGGGGCGGCGCAGGTACCGTGACCCCGGCGTTGGTCCGACCCTGACCCCCGGCCACCCCCGACTCGGCGCCCCTGGTCCCCCCCGGCACCGCAGACCCCAGCCCGGGTCCTCCCGGTTGCTCCCCGTGCCCCCGCCCGCATAGGCCCTGTCCCGGTTCCCCCCGCTCCCTAGCCCCCTGTTGTCCCGCGGGTCCTGTCCCGGCCCCCGGTTGTCCTCCCGGGTGTCTCAGCGCTGCGGTCCCACAGGCCCCGGGATCCGCTCTTCGGTGGCACGGCgtgggacgaggaggaggaggaggacgacgacGGCCCGTCCCTGGCACAGCCCCCCCAGGACTTCGCCTTCGGTTTCAGCCCCGGCGGATCCCGCGGTGCCTTCGAGGAGCTGTTCCGAGACGTGGGCGAGCTCCTGGGCGTCTTCGGGGGGGCCTGGGCTGGGCCCCCGCAGCCCTTCGGTGGGGATGGGAAGGGGCTGCCCCCACCGGGGGCTGAGCGAGGCCCTGGAGGCCGATGCGGAGCCCCATGGGTGGCCCAGTCTGACCCGGCTCCCTTTGGCCCCCCACCCCGCAGAGCCCCCTCTGCCCGGCCCCAGCGAGGGCAGCACGGGGCGGCAGCTGCGGGACTCCATGCTGAAGCACCCAGACAGTCTCGCTCCCGATGCATCTCCAGGAGCTTCTGAGCGTGCCAGCGAGCCAGCCCGGCCCTGGAGACCCTTCCTGGGGGTGGGTGAGGGCTCTGCCTCACGTGGGCTCAGTCATGGAGGCCATCGGAGCCTGCTGTTGCGATGTCGCGCTTTGCCTCCCCATCACCAGCAAGTGGCTTTGCCTTGCAGGTGGAAGAcgctcacctggctcctccgagcCTCAAGGAAGACCAAGGTGGgtgccaggagcagggctgcagggtctCTGCCTTCCCCACTTTACCAGCTCACACTGCTACAGCCCTCAGGGTGTGTCCCCACGCTGCTGTCACTGTCTTTCATCTCCCCTGCAGACCTGGACTCCCAGGTCTCCTCCACAGGGCTGGGGACCATCCTGAGACCCAACGAGCCCAAGTCCCACTCTTACTTCCAAAGCGTCTCCGTCACCAAAGTGACTCTCCCTGACGGGGTGAGTGTCCCCTGCAGGTGCAGCAATGGCCTGTGGGTGACCTGGGGACATCGTCCCtggtgcagggagcagagcctgggGTGGTGGCATCCCTCAGGGCTCGGTGCTCTGCGCAGGTGGTGGAGGAGCGCCGGACCGTGCAGGACAGCCAGGGCCGCCAGGAGACAACGGTGACCCGCCGGAGGGGGGACCAGGCCTTCATCACCACCACCAAGGAGGACGGGCAGAGCAAGCACTACCGGGAGGAGGTGGTCAACATGGATGACCGTGAGTGGGGTGCTGAGGAAGGCAAGGGGAGTGGGCCAGGTCCCCTCTGAGCaagctctccctgctttcccagggGAGCTGGCACAGTTCGCGGGCACATGGCCACGGCAAGACGAGCTCCACGCTCCCAACCTGAGTGACCCTTCGTCCGCGCTGGGCAGCTTCTTCCGACGCTGGTTCTCAAGCTGGTAGTTGTGCCCTCCCAGGCTGAGCACCCCGTAGGTGTGATGGGTGCAGGTAGGGGGACCCCAGGGCCATGGGGACGGATGCTGGCTTGGGGCTAAGGCCACTGGCTCCATCCAGGGTGAGCGGTGGGCAGCAGCCTCTTCTCACCATCTGTTTTTGTTGCAGATGC
Coding sequences:
- the HAX1 gene encoding HCLS1-associated protein X-1, which gives rise to MSFYDAFRGFFGFPGRRRPRDPLFGGTAWDEEEEEDDDGPSLAQPPQDFAFGFSPGGSRGAFEELFRDVGELLGVFGGAWAGPPQPFEPPLPGPSEGSTGRQLRDSMLKHPDSLAPDASPGASERASEPARPWRPFLGVEDAHLAPPSLKEDQDLDSQVSSTGLGTILRPNEPKSHSYFQSVSVTKVTLPDGVVEERRTVQDSQGRQETTVTRRRGDQAFITTTKEDGQSKHYREEVVNMDDRELAQFAGTWPRQDELHAPNLSDPSSALGSFFRRWFSSW